The proteins below come from a single Triticum aestivum cultivar Chinese Spring chromosome 5D, IWGSC CS RefSeq v2.1, whole genome shotgun sequence genomic window:
- the LOC123124703 gene encoding lysine-rich arabinogalactan protein 19 — MAPGEERPDRLVTSSPEQSSSSATLARSQPNPVSRAPSPPPVPQVPPPAIATAASPSPSSSPPVRASPQPRRPCSSSSRAPRCSPFPNLSFAPHPASTPAVSARFPASLPDAMEGRRPAAPRSKSRRAVARARACPRRSPSPRRCLRQVTRRSARPQVLRLCFPCIAPVFCLCSRGGDCSARPCVDCARLARGSPAGLQIWPSQHPPHRVGPWPIFGFVPEL; from the exons ATGGCGCCAGGAGAAGAGCGCCCCGACCGCCTCGTAaccagctcgccggagcagagctcctcCTCTGCCACCCTTGCCCGTTCCCAGCCGAATCCTGTCAGCAGGGCCCCGTCCCCACCTCCGGTGCCCCAAGTTCCGCCGCCGGCGATAGCAACAGCAGCCTCGccgtcgccctcctcctctcctcccgtgCGCGCGTCCCCTCAACCTCGTCGCCCCTGCTCGTCTTCATCTCGCGCACCGCGTTGCTCCCCTTTCCCAAACCTCTCCTTCGCCCCACACCCCGCCTCAACTCCGGCCGTATCGGCTCGGTTCCCCGCCTCCCTGCCCGACGCCATGGAGGGCCGCCGCCCCGCTGCTCCGAGATCCAAGTCTCGTCGAGCTGTAGCCCGAGCTCGCGCCTGTCCTCGCCGGAGTCCTTCTCCTCGCCGCTGCCTTCGCCAAGTCACTCGCCGGAGCGCTCGCCCCCAAGTTTTgcgcctctgcttcccctgcatcgCCCCTGTCTTCTGCCTCTGTTCGAGAGGAGGCGACTGCAGCGCTCGGCCGTGCGTTGACTGCGCCCGCCTCGCGCGTGGGTCACCtgctggactccagatctggcccagCCAGCACCCTCCACACCGAGTTGGGCCTTGGCCCAT cttcggtttcgttccggagttgtga